One Parageobacillus sp. KH3-4 genomic region harbors:
- the recU gene encoding Holliday junction resolvase RecU — protein MAFKYPGGKTYEARPMSEPVRPFQPNYGNRGMTLEEDLNATNEYYREHGIAVIHKKPTPVQIVRVDYPKRSAAVIKEAYFKQASTTDYNGVYRGKYIDFEAKETKNKTSFPLKNFHEHQIHHMKQVLQHGGICFVILRFTTLNEVYLLDAHHLITFWERQQSGGRKSIPKQEIERHGHYIALGYQPRIDYISVVEKVYFSH, from the coding sequence ATGGCATTCAAATATCCCGGCGGCAAAACGTACGAAGCAAGGCCGATGAGCGAACCGGTGCGTCCATTTCAGCCAAATTACGGCAACCGCGGCATGACGCTAGAAGAGGATTTGAACGCAACGAACGAATATTACCGCGAACACGGAATTGCCGTCATTCATAAAAAGCCGACGCCGGTACAAATCGTCCGCGTCGACTATCCAAAACGAAGTGCTGCTGTCATTAAAGAAGCCTATTTTAAACAAGCGTCGACAACGGACTACAATGGAGTATATCGCGGCAAATATATTGACTTTGAAGCGAAAGAAACGAAAAATAAAACATCGTTTCCATTGAAAAATTTTCATGAACACCAAATTCATCATATGAAGCAAGTATTGCAGCACGGGGGAATTTGTTTTGTTATTTTGCGTTTTACCACACTGAACGAAGTTTATCTTCTTGACGCGCATCATTTAATTACGTTTTGGGAACGGCAACAATCGGGAGGGAGAAAATCCATTCCAAAACAGGAAATCGAACGGCACGGTCACTATATTGCACTTGGCTACCAACCGAGAATTGATTATATTAGTGTAGTAGAAAAAGTTTATTTCTCTCATTAA
- a CDS encoding YppE family protein gives MEKQLKALTEKLLDYNKQLVYISQQAQKRQKEPDFFEEVKPFVNQVKRVVDEWKQMALLWIKKAQPKHIYEIQIETAGDNIEKVAVEAFYPSVPLRRIKQFCRSIEYTLLLVKERLEESMKQ, from the coding sequence ATGGAGAAGCAGCTAAAAGCGTTAACAGAAAAATTGTTGGACTATAATAAGCAATTGGTATATATTTCGCAGCAAGCACAAAAGCGGCAAAAGGAGCCGGATTTTTTTGAAGAGGTAAAGCCGTTTGTCAATCAAGTAAAACGGGTTGTAGACGAATGGAAACAGATGGCGCTTCTCTGGATAAAAAAAGCGCAACCGAAGCATATTTACGAGATACAAATTGAAACTGCCGGGGACAATATCGAAAAAGTGGCGGTCGAAGCGTTTTATCCATCTGTCCCGCTGCGGCGCATTAAGCAATTTTGCCGATCGATTGAATACACGTTGTTGCTTGTGAAAGAACGCTTAGAAGAGAGCATGAAGCAATAA
- a CDS encoding YppF family protein, which translates to MNMAELKNKFIAVKNYEPTDVNELLDFTRQMYLRGEITIAQYRDLARELELAGAYKPDHKNEYVS; encoded by the coding sequence ATGAACATGGCGGAATTAAAAAACAAGTTCATCGCTGTAAAAAACTATGAACCGACTGATGTGAATGAACTCCTTGATTTTACGCGGCAAATGTATTTACGCGGCGAGATCACGATCGCACAGTACCGTGATCTCGCCCGTGAACTGGAGCTTGCCGGCGCTTATAAACCAGATCATAAAAATGAATATGTCAGTTAA
- a CDS encoding YppG family protein, translated as MYRYPRPFSTPFSAYVPYHHVWHPYQYAPPFPSHWSAGQQKPTAISPYPTPYPKPGPLLTTQPAPGIQSLMAQFKTQDGTYDINKMMNTMGQMINTVNQVNGMLKGLMNTFKK; from the coding sequence ATGTATCGATATCCACGTCCTTTTTCCACGCCATTTTCTGCTTATGTACCATATCATCACGTCTGGCATCCATACCAATATGCTCCGCCGTTTCCTAGCCATTGGTCCGCCGGGCAGCAAAAACCTACCGCAATATCTCCGTATCCGACGCCATATCCGAAGCCCGGACCTTTGTTGACAACGCAGCCGGCTCCTGGCATTCAGTCGCTAATGGCACAGTTTAAAACACAGGACGGTACGTATGACATTAATAAAATGATGAACACAATGGGGCAAATGATTAATACTGTTAATCAAGTAAACGGAATGCTCAAAGGATTGATGAACACATTCAAAAAATAG
- a CDS encoding sigma-G-dependent sporulation-specific acid-soluble spore protein CsgA: MEKTLAYLREILSNYTEYHDDTPRRIYQKLLSKPYKNEGEFVRDLSQKEATFLDRILPREIRYAMDERDLERAYQLNEVYELLI, from the coding sequence ATGGAGAAGACACTAGCTTATTTACGGGAAATTTTATCAAACTATACGGAATACCATGATGACACACCGCGCCGCATTTACCAAAAACTGCTCAGCAAACCGTATAAAAACGAAGGAGAATTTGTTCGCGACCTGTCACAGAAAGAAGCGACTTTTTTAGACCGCATTTTACCGCGTGAAATTCGCTATGCGATGGATGAGCGCGATTTGGAGCGGGCGTATCAATTAAATGAAGTGTATGAACTGCTCATTTAA
- a CDS encoding Hsp20/alpha crystallin family protein, producing the protein MSDQFQPPMKKEGNHNPFQHLWEMVDHFFDERPLKNMMETLDEYFQQTFSHAYIPVDIRETKDEFAMIVHLPDVKRNQIQLQFADDHLQLVIQNNETIEATDEQNHLYQQRRIRQHIVRTIPLPYHVSEKEVKASWQNGKLVIRLPQKRKYIDIE; encoded by the coding sequence ATGAGCGATCAGTTTCAGCCGCCGATGAAAAAAGAGGGGAATCATAACCCGTTCCAACATTTATGGGAGATGGTCGACCATTTTTTTGACGAACGGCCGTTAAAAAACATGATGGAAACGCTAGATGAATACTTCCAACAAACGTTTTCCCATGCCTATATCCCAGTTGATATTCGCGAAACGAAAGACGAATTTGCGATGATCGTTCATCTTCCTGATGTAAAGCGGAATCAAATCCAATTGCAATTTGCCGATGACCATCTGCAACTAGTCATTCAAAATAATGAAACGATCGAAGCAACGGATGAACAAAATCATTTATATCAACAACGCCGAATACGCCAGCATATTGTCCGAACGATCCCATTGCCTTACCACGTTAGTGAAAAAGAAGTGAAAGCGTCATGGCAAAACGGCAAACTTGTCATTCGTCTGCCGCAAAAACGAAAATATATCGATATTGAATAA
- a CDS encoding response regulator transcription factor gives MNHRVLIIEDEANLARFIELDLTHEGYEVRVSHDGREGLELALSEEWGLILLDVMLPSLNGMEVCRRIRAVKQTPIIMITARDSVFDRVMGLDNGADDYIVKPFAIEELLARIRALFRRVHASTEERLLTFKDLTVDLNARTVKKGDQFIELTKREYDLLVTFLQNTNIVLTRDTLLNKVWGFDTEVETNVVDVYVRYLRHKLDETDKERYIQTVRGAGYVMRS, from the coding sequence ATGAATCATCGCGTTTTAATCATTGAAGATGAAGCGAATTTAGCGCGATTTATTGAGCTTGATTTAACCCATGAAGGATATGAAGTGCGTGTAAGCCATGATGGCAGGGAAGGTCTTGAATTGGCGCTGTCGGAAGAGTGGGGGCTTATTTTATTGGATGTCATGCTTCCAAGTCTTAACGGGATGGAAGTATGTCGCCGCATCCGTGCGGTAAAACAAACTCCGATCATTATGATTACGGCAAGAGACAGCGTTTTTGACCGTGTCATGGGGTTGGATAACGGCGCGGATGACTATATAGTGAAGCCATTTGCCATCGAGGAGCTGCTTGCTCGCATCCGCGCGCTGTTTCGACGCGTTCACGCTTCCACGGAAGAACGTTTACTGACGTTTAAAGATTTAACGGTGGACTTGAACGCTCGCACTGTAAAAAAAGGAGATCAATTCATCGAATTAACCAAACGGGAATACGATTTGTTAGTGACGTTTTTACAAAATACGAATATTGTTCTAACTCGTGACACGTTATTAAATAAAGTATGGGGATTTGACACCGAGGTGGAAACGAACGTCGTTGATGTATATGTCCGCTATTTGCGCCATAAACTTGATGAAACAGATAAAGAGCGTTATATCCAAACGGTGCGGGGCGCTGGATATGTGATGCGGTCATGA
- a CDS encoding HAMP domain-containing histidine kinase: protein MKLFRMENVSLKWKLTFLSAIAIFITYFVFTFLQYHVVKQWLLNEEEKAMKKTVEEIETYYAEKRNLSWKDIRQSEQLLEKLNEKYQMIRVLDGKGNVVVSVSNGASVSLSPSGAPKEMQMDYHFVNDERFIILREPLHTSTVNGTIEIARRLVKFQQVINTLFIIMTVIGIAAMITSAFAGRLVAQSFVGRLKTLTETMMDIKNKGMQKRIDVPASNDEMSELMMMFNEMMDEIEHSFEQQKQFVEDASHELRTPIAILEGHLSLLERWGKHNPDILEESLKAATQEVGRLRKLVLELLDLSRAEAITIPNDIAPIDPTQTIEQVVKNFHVLYPDFQFVVHNSLNRAVRIRMAKYHLEQLLLILLDNAVKYSQQAKQVTISIKEEKRFVTIAVRDCGIGIPRDELEKVFLRFYRVDKARSREKGGVGLGLAIAKEIIDKYDGQITIDSEVGKGTTVELSVPKAK, encoded by the coding sequence ATGAAACTTTTTCGGATGGAAAACGTCTCATTAAAATGGAAACTTACGTTTCTTTCTGCCATCGCCATTTTTATTACTTACTTTGTTTTTACGTTTTTGCAATATCATGTTGTGAAGCAATGGCTGCTGAACGAAGAAGAGAAAGCGATGAAAAAAACGGTTGAAGAAATTGAAACTTATTATGCTGAAAAACGTAATTTATCATGGAAAGATATTCGTCAAAGCGAACAGTTGCTGGAAAAATTAAACGAAAAGTATCAAATGATTCGGGTGCTTGACGGCAAAGGAAACGTTGTTGTTTCTGTTTCCAACGGCGCTTCCGTCTCTTTGTCGCCAAGCGGCGCTCCAAAAGAGATGCAGATGGATTATCATTTTGTAAACGATGAACGTTTCATTATTTTGCGGGAACCTTTACATACTTCGACGGTAAATGGAACGATCGAAATCGCGCGCCGCCTTGTGAAATTTCAACAAGTGATCAATACGTTGTTTATTATCATGACCGTAATCGGGATCGCGGCGATGATTACGAGTGCTTTTGCCGGCAGGCTTGTTGCCCAAAGTTTTGTTGGGCGTCTAAAAACGTTGACGGAAACAATGATGGATATCAAAAATAAAGGAATGCAAAAGCGGATCGACGTTCCGGCTTCCAATGACGAAATGTCAGAGCTAATGATGATGTTCAATGAAATGATGGATGAGATCGAACATTCGTTTGAACAGCAAAAACAATTTGTAGAAGATGCTTCCCATGAACTGCGGACGCCGATCGCTATTTTAGAAGGCCATCTTTCTCTATTGGAACGGTGGGGAAAACATAATCCCGACATTTTAGAAGAGTCGTTGAAAGCGGCAACGCAAGAGGTGGGGCGTTTAAGAAAATTAGTGCTTGAGCTATTGGATTTATCGCGTGCGGAAGCGATCACGATTCCGAATGATATCGCGCCGATTGACCCGACACAAACAATCGAACAAGTAGTGAAAAATTTCCATGTTCTTTATCCTGATTTTCAATTTGTCGTTCACAATTCGTTGAATCGAGCGGTGCGGATTCGAATGGCAAAATATCATTTAGAACAATTGCTGTTGATTTTGTTAGATAATGCGGTAAAATATTCGCAACAAGCGAAACAAGTGACGATCTCTATAAAAGAAGAAAAGCGGTTTGTTACGATTGCGGTAAGGGACTGCGGCATTGGAATACCACGAGACGAATTGGAAAAAGTGTTTTTGCGGTTTTATCGCGTGGACAAAGCGCGAAGCCGCGAAAAAGGTGGCGTCGGCCTTGGATTAGCGATCGCGAAAGAAATTATCGATAAATACGACGGGCAGATTACGATTGACAGCGAAGTCGGCAAAGGAACGACTGTCGAGTTGTCGGTCCCGAAAGCAAAATAA
- a CDS encoding glycerol-3-phosphate responsive antiterminator: MDIHCQKIIPAMKTMKDFEKFLNSCYTYGVLLEIHISQLKSVFHYARQHGKKLIVHADLIQGLSHDEHGAEYLCQEFRPHGLISTRGNVIIKAKQKKVLAIQRVFLLDSHALEKSYQLIEKTQPDCIEVIPGAMPHMIREVKERTGKPIYAGGLIRTVDDVERALTAGAVAVTTSNKELWKHYESR; this comes from the coding sequence ATGGATATTCATTGTCAGAAAATCATCCCTGCGATGAAGACGATGAAGGATTTTGAGAAATTTTTAAATAGCTGCTATACGTATGGAGTGTTATTGGAAATACATATTTCGCAACTGAAAAGCGTGTTTCATTACGCACGCCAGCACGGAAAAAAACTGATCGTTCATGCGGATTTAATTCAAGGGTTAAGCCACGATGAGCATGGAGCGGAATATTTATGTCAGGAATTTCGTCCGCATGGGCTGATTTCCACAAGGGGAAATGTCATCATAAAGGCAAAGCAAAAAAAGGTGCTTGCGATTCAGCGCGTTTTTTTGCTTGATTCCCACGCGCTTGAAAAAAGTTATCAGCTGATTGAAAAAACGCAGCCCGACTGCATTGAAGTGATTCCAGGAGCAATGCCCCATATGATTCGTGAAGTGAAGGAACGGACGGGAAAGCCGATTTATGCCGGCGGATTGATCCGCACCGTGGATGACGTCGAGCGCGCCCTTACAGCGGGAGCGGTTGCGGTGACTACTTCCAATAAAGAGCTGTGGAAACATTATGAGAGCCGTTAA
- a CDS encoding FAD-dependent oxidoreductase, with protein MTSALFSSKQRRQRLEEMSKEHYDILVVGGGITGCGIALDAVSRGMKTALVEMQDFAAGTSSRSTKLVHGGLRYLKQLEVKMVAEVGRERAIVYENGPHVTTPEWMLLPIHKGGTFGKWSTSLGLWVYDHLAGVKRSERRKMLSAKETMQKEPLLKREGLRGGGYYVEYRTDDARLTIEVIKKAVELGADAVNYTKVEQFLYNESGKIIGARCRDQLSGRTYEIRAKKVINAAGPWVDTLREKDHSKTGKRLQLTKGVHIVIDQKRFPLKQAIYFDTPDGRMVFAIPRDGKTYVGTTDTFYNEDIANPTMTEEDRDYLLRAIHYMFPSVRITAADVESSWAGVRPLIYEEGKDPSEISRKDEIWQSPTGLITIAGGKLTGYRKMAETVVDLVAKLLAKEEGRTFRPCQTKQLPISGGDVGGSQQLPAFIAKKAEEAVRYGLTKEEGERLAKIYGTNVDQLFELSKQYDASCALSREQFVRLVYAMDYEMAAKPIDYFIRRTGALLFDIASVRRQKDRVVAFMADYLQWTEEQRAAYTKELEKALREAVLA; from the coding sequence ATGACATCGGCATTGTTTTCAAGTAAACAACGCCGCCAGCGTTTGGAAGAAATGAGCAAAGAACATTACGATATATTAGTGGTAGGAGGTGGCATTACCGGTTGCGGCATTGCGTTAGATGCCGTCTCGCGCGGTATGAAAACGGCGCTGGTGGAAATGCAAGATTTTGCGGCGGGGACGTCGAGCCGCTCGACAAAGCTCGTTCACGGCGGGCTTCGTTATCTGAAGCAACTGGAAGTGAAAATGGTTGCCGAAGTCGGCAGAGAGCGGGCGATCGTCTATGAAAACGGGCCGCACGTGACGACGCCGGAGTGGATGCTTTTGCCGATTCATAAAGGTGGAACGTTCGGCAAATGGAGCACATCGCTCGGCCTGTGGGTGTACGACCATTTAGCCGGCGTGAAGCGAAGCGAGCGGCGCAAGATGCTAAGCGCCAAAGAGACGATGCAAAAAGAGCCGCTATTGAAACGGGAAGGATTGCGCGGCGGCGGCTATTACGTCGAATACCGCACCGACGATGCCCGTTTGACGATCGAAGTGATCAAAAAAGCGGTGGAATTAGGGGCTGATGCCGTCAACTATACGAAAGTAGAACAATTTCTGTACAATGAAAGCGGCAAAATCATTGGCGCCCGCTGCCGCGATCAGCTTAGCGGCCGCACGTATGAAATCCGCGCGAAAAAAGTGATCAACGCCGCCGGACCGTGGGTCGACACGTTGCGCGAAAAAGACCATTCAAAAACGGGAAAACGACTGCAGCTGACAAAAGGGGTTCATATCGTCATCGACCAAAAACGGTTTCCGTTAAAGCAAGCGATTTATTTTGATACACCGGACGGCCGCATGGTATTTGCGATTCCGCGCGACGGGAAAACGTACGTCGGCACAACTGATACGTTTTACAATGAAGATATTGCCAACCCGACGATGACGGAAGAAGACCGTGACTATTTATTGCGCGCTATTCATTATATGTTCCCGTCCGTCCGCATCACTGCCGCTGATGTGGAATCGAGCTGGGCAGGTGTCCGACCGCTCATCTACGAAGAAGGAAAAGATCCGTCGGAAATTTCTCGCAAAGACGAAATTTGGCAATCGCCGACCGGATTAATTACGATCGCCGGCGGCAAACTAACTGGTTACCGGAAAATGGCGGAAACGGTCGTCGACTTAGTGGCAAAGCTATTGGCGAAAGAAGAAGGAAGAACGTTCCGTCCATGCCAAACGAAACAATTGCCGATCTCCGGCGGGGATGTCGGCGGCTCTCAGCAATTGCCGGCCTTTATCGCGAAAAAAGCCGAAGAAGCGGTGCGATACGGATTGACGAAAGAAGAGGGGGAACGTTTAGCGAAAATATACGGCACCAACGTCGATCAATTATTCGAACTAAGCAAACAATACGATGCTTCCTGCGCCCTTTCCCGCGAGCAGTTTGTCCGCCTTGTATATGCTATGGATTACGAAATGGCGGCAAAGCCGATCGACTACTTTATCCGCCGCACCGGCGCGCTCTTGTTTGACATCGCTTCCGTCCGCCGTCAGAAAGACCGCGTTGTCGCCTTTATGGCCGATTATTTGCAATGGACAGAAGAACAAAGGGCGGCTTATACAAAGGAACTGGAAAAAGCGCTAAGGGAGGCGGTGCTGGCGTAA
- a CDS encoding alpha-galactosidase, with product MGITYDPIIKMFHLQANDMSYMMQLVGRGYLTHFYWGKRIRKANGSRKLRFLARPFSPNPNPSARAFSLDTLPQEYPAYGNTDFRAPAYQVQLENGATISDLRYTTHRIYKGKPKLEGLPATYVENENEAETLEIVLEDRVIGLHVTLLYTVYERWNVMTRSARFDNRGAERVRLLRALSMNVDFPHADYEWLHLPGAWARERAVERRPLVTGMQSVESRRGASSHQQNPFIALLRKNTNEDVGEVYGFSLVYSGNFLAQVEVDQFQTTRVSMGINPFDFTWLLEPGESFQTPEVVMVYSDQGLNGMSQTYHQLYRTRLARGAFRDRERPILINNWEATYFHFNEEKILRLAKTAAELGIELFVLDDGWFGKRDDDRSSLGDWFVNKQKLPNGLGGLAKNINQMGMKFGLWVEPEMVSVDSELYRKHPDWCLHVPNRPRSEGRNQLVLDYSRKEVCDYIIQVISDVLASAPISYVKWDMNRHMTEIGSAALPPERQRETAHRYMLGLYRVMEEITSRFPHVLFESCSGGGGRFDPGMLYYMPQTWTSDNTDAVSRLKIQYGTSLVYPISAIGAHVSAVPNHQVHRITSLEMRGHVAMSGNFGYELDLTKLSEEEKQKVKEQVAFYKEIRRLVQFGTFYRMLSPFEGNEAAWMFVSEDQSEALVAYFRVLAEANAPLSFIRLKGLDPKKDYKLVGSGEIYGGDELMHIGLNVPQRRGDFVSIIWRLKAAR from the coding sequence ATGGGGATTACCTATGATCCAATCATAAAAATGTTCCATCTGCAAGCAAACGATATGAGTTACATGATGCAACTTGTTGGCCGCGGATATTTGACCCACTTTTACTGGGGAAAAAGAATTCGAAAAGCGAATGGCTCTCGAAAACTCCGGTTTCTCGCCCGCCCGTTCTCCCCTAATCCCAATCCATCCGCCCGCGCGTTTTCTTTAGATACACTGCCGCAAGAATACCCGGCGTACGGCAACACGGATTTTCGCGCACCGGCATATCAAGTGCAATTGGAAAACGGAGCGACGATCTCGGATTTGCGCTACACAACGCATCGCATTTATAAAGGAAAGCCGAAGTTAGAAGGGCTGCCGGCTACTTATGTGGAAAACGAAAACGAGGCGGAAACGTTAGAAATCGTATTGGAAGACCGCGTGATCGGATTACACGTCACGTTGCTTTATACGGTGTATGAGCGATGGAATGTGATGACGCGTTCTGCCCGCTTTGACAACCGCGGCGCGGAACGGGTCAGGCTGTTGCGGGCGTTAAGCATGAATGTAGATTTCCCGCATGCTGACTATGAATGGCTGCATCTTCCGGGAGCGTGGGCGCGGGAGAGAGCGGTGGAAAGGCGGCCGCTTGTCACCGGCATGCAGTCGGTTGAAAGCCGCCGCGGAGCCAGCAGCCACCAGCAAAATCCATTTATCGCCCTGCTGAGAAAAAATACTAATGAGGATGTAGGGGAAGTATACGGCTTTAGCCTTGTATACAGCGGCAATTTTCTCGCCCAAGTCGAAGTCGACCAATTCCAGACGACGCGCGTATCCATGGGAATCAACCCGTTTGATTTTACGTGGCTGTTAGAACCGGGCGAGTCGTTCCAGACGCCGGAAGTGGTGATGGTGTATTCCGATCAAGGATTAAATGGAATGTCGCAAACTTATCATCAGCTGTACCGCACCCGCTTAGCGCGCGGGGCGTTCCGCGACCGGGAGCGCCCAATTCTCATCAATAACTGGGAAGCGACATATTTTCATTTTAATGAAGAAAAAATTTTGCGCCTTGCGAAAACAGCGGCGGAATTAGGAATTGAACTATTTGTGCTCGATGACGGTTGGTTTGGCAAACGCGATGATGATCGCAGTTCATTAGGAGATTGGTTCGTCAATAAACAGAAGCTGCCAAATGGACTAGGAGGGCTGGCAAAAAACATTAACCAAATGGGAATGAAGTTTGGCCTATGGGTGGAACCAGAAATGGTTTCGGTTGACAGCGAGCTGTATCGGAAACATCCGGACTGGTGCCTCCATGTGCCGAACCGTCCGAGATCGGAAGGACGAAATCAGCTTGTATTAGACTATTCCCGCAAAGAAGTGTGCGACTATATCATTCAAGTCATTTCCGACGTGTTGGCGAGCGCGCCGATTTCGTATGTCAAATGGGATATGAACCGTCATATGACGGAAATCGGCTCTGCCGCCCTGCCGCCAGAGCGACAGCGCGAAACGGCTCACCGCTATATGTTAGGGTTGTACCGCGTCATGGAAGAAATAACGTCCCGTTTTCCGCATGTTTTGTTTGAGAGCTGTTCGGGCGGCGGAGGCCGGTTTGACCCAGGAATGCTGTATTACATGCCGCAAACGTGGACGAGCGACAATACGGACGCGGTTTCCCGCTTAAAAATCCAATACGGCACCAGCCTTGTTTATCCAATCAGCGCGATAGGCGCGCACGTGTCGGCGGTGCCGAACCACCAAGTTCATCGCATTACATCGTTGGAAATGCGCGGTCATGTGGCGATGTCGGGAAATTTTGGCTATGAGCTCGATTTAACGAAACTAAGCGAGGAAGAAAAACAAAAAGTAAAAGAACAAGTGGCATTTTACAAAGAAATCCGCCGTCTTGTCCAATTTGGGACGTTTTACCGGATGCTCAGCCCGTTTGAAGGCAATGAGGCGGCATGGATGTTCGTATCCGAGGACCAATCGGAAGCATTGGTCGCCTACTTCCGCGTGCTGGCGGAAGCGAATGCGCCGCTGTCGTTCATACGGTTAAAAGGGCTGGATCCTAAGAAAGATTACAAACTCGTCGGCAGCGGGGAAATATATGGCGGCGATGAACTGATGCATATAGGGTTAAATGTGCCGCAGCGGCGCGGCGACTTCGTTAGCATCATTTGGCGGTTAAAAGCAGCTCGTTAA
- a CDS encoding EcsC family protein, whose product METKQALEQELQAITRWEQEQKDLWFWEKLGRLPFKVLDKLTPNFVHKKVGQLLDELGSYIQSGGQYLVKEEKILERLGVPSLEQVAQLPLAHMDRVCDELIDARVTFAQIQGATTGVGGALTLAIDIPALLGLALKTLQEIAIVYGYNPKEKKERIFIVKCLQFVSSDIVGKKAILDQLTSFSDHHQQVFSQLQGWREVMMTFRDQYGWKKLFQFVPIVGIVFGAMFNKAFIEDIAETGKMLYRKRRILEKLTQLEAGA is encoded by the coding sequence ATGGAAACGAAACAAGCGCTCGAACAAGAACTGCAAGCCATTACCCGCTGGGAACAAGAGCAAAAAGACTTATGGTTTTGGGAAAAGCTTGGACGGCTGCCGTTTAAAGTGCTCGATAAGCTTACGCCAAACTTCGTACATAAAAAAGTCGGGCAGCTGCTTGATGAGCTTGGCAGCTATATCCAAAGCGGCGGGCAATATTTAGTGAAAGAAGAAAAGATATTGGAGAGGCTTGGCGTCCCGTCGTTAGAACAAGTGGCACAGTTGCCGCTTGCGCACATGGACCGCGTTTGTGATGAATTAATCGACGCGCGCGTGACGTTTGCTCAAATTCAAGGGGCAACGACAGGCGTCGGCGGCGCGTTGACGCTGGCGATCGATATTCCCGCCCTTCTCGGCCTCGCTTTAAAAACGCTGCAGGAAATCGCCATCGTCTACGGTTACAATCCGAAGGAGAAAAAAGAGAGAATTTTTATTGTGAAATGTTTGCAATTCGTCTCCTCCGATATTGTTGGCAAAAAGGCGATTCTCGATCAGCTCACATCGTTTTCCGACCATCACCAGCAAGTCTTTTCCCAGCTTCAAGGCTGGCGCGAAGTGATGATGACGTTTCGCGATCAATACGGTTGGAAAAAACTGTTTCAATTCGTTCCGATCGTTGGTATTGTTTTTGGTGCAATGTTTAACAAAGCGTTTATCGAGGACATTGCCGAAACAGGAAAAATGCTCTATCGGAAGCGGCGCATTTTGGAAAAACTCACCCAACTAGAAGCCGGTGCCTAG